The Bacteroidota bacterium genome contains the following window.
ACTTACCTCAAAGTATGCCATTAACCATGAATTTAAAAAAATTATGGAAGCTAAAAGAGACGTGGTGGTAATTAATGAAAAAGGGGAAGTTTTAAACACTGAACACTTAATTTGGGATCAGCAAAAGGAGACAATCCACACCAATGAATTTGTTAAAATAACTACAGCAGATGAAATTATAATGGGTGAAGGAATGGAGGCTGATCAACACTTTACCCGCTATAAAATTAAAAATATAACAGGAACCATTAATATAAAAAACGATGAAGATAATACGAATCCTTGAGTTAGCATGGTTGATAATTGCAATTGCCGGAGCGGTTTTGGGAATTTATAAATTTGCAAACGAAGGATTGAGCGAGGCTATTTATTTTTTTATCTTTACTTTTGTTGCTGCTGTTTTTTATTATATCAGGAGAAAACAAAGAATAAGAATGGAACAAGAGAATCGTCCCCTTGAATAAGATGCGTTTAAACTTTATTTGGCTATGGATAGTTGGTTAATTATTGCCATTTCCTTAGCTTTTTCAGCTTTTTTTTCTGGTATTGAAATTGCCTTCATTTCTGCCAATAAACTTCGCATTGAACTCGAAAGCAAGCAGGATGTAATTACTTCTAAAATAATATCTACTTTTTTTCTTTCCAATCCTTCTCGCTTTATTGGCACTATGCTGGTTGGAAATAACATTGCTCTGGTTATTTATGGTATTACAATGGCCAAAATACTCGAGCCCCTTATTTCCCGATATTTAAGCTCTGAGCTTTCCCTTCTCATTTCTCAAACCATTATTTCCACTCTTGTAATCCTTATCACGGCTGAATTTCTTCCTAAAGCATTATTTCGTATTAACCCCAATAAAATTCTAGGTTTCTTTGCTATTATAGTTTTGATGTTGCATTTTATTCTCTATCCTATCGTTTTTTTTACTGTAGGAATTTCTGAATTCCTTTTAAAGAATGTTTTTAGGGTTAAACTTGTTCAGGGCAGAATGGTCTTTAATCGCATTGACCTTGACAATTACATAAAAGGAATTTCCACTCAGGAGGATGAGAAGGAGGAAAGGGATCATGAAATTCAGATCTTCCAAAATGCCCTGGATTTTTCAAGCCGTAAAGTAAGGGATAGCATGATTCCACGCACAGAAATCGAAGCACTTGATGTGGAGTGCCACATGGATGAATTAAAGCAAAAATTTATTGAAACCGGCTTGTCTAAAATACTTATTTATCGGGAAACTATTGATGAGATTATTGGATATGTTCATTCCTATGAAATGTTTAGAAAACCAACAACTATAAAATCTGTTTTATTGCCAGTTTTAATAGTTCCTGAAACCATGCCTGCGCAGGTTGCATTAAGTTTATTTATACAACAAAGAAAAAGCATAGCCGTTGTAGTTGATGAGTTTGGAGGTACAGCAGGAATGCTAACTATTGAAGATATTATGGAGGAGATTTTTGGTGAAATTGAGGATGAACATGATACGGAAGAACTCGAGGATATAAAGATTTCAGATACTGAATATTCTTTTGCCGCACGTTTAGAAATAGATTACCTGAACGATGAATATAAATTGGATCTCCCGGTTTCGGATGAGTATGAAACACTAGCAGGTTTAATTATTACTCATTACGGAGGTATTCCTGAACAGGATGCTGAAATAAGAGTAGGAGATTTGTTGTTTATTATTAAACAAGTCAGTGAAACCCGTATTGAAAAGGTTAAACTGCATATTTTAGATCATATAAAGTAATTATTTAATGAATTAATTCCCTATAACTGATAATCATGTATTTAATTTGCAGATTGTTTCAAAAACAAGCAAAACAAGATTTGACTTTGAGCAAATTGTTATGATAAATCAACAAAATAATTGCATAATATCTTTTAAAGTTCAGCGTATTAGTTTTATATATCATTTTACAGTTGTATATTCGCAACCCAATTAAAAAAAATAAAGATGTCAGTTTTAAGTACAATAAGAGAAAAATCAACATTACTCCTAATAATTATTGGAGGAGCCCTGGTGGCATTTATCCTAGGTGACGTTCTGAGTTCAGGAGAACGTTTGTTTTCGAGTAACAGTAACAATATCGGTGAAATTGCCGGTCAAACTATTTCTGCCCAGGAGTTTGAGCAAAGACTTCAAAAAATGGAGGAAAACTACAGGCTGAATACAGGTAGTTCCTCAATTGATGAATCAACCAGGGAATCTCTAAGGCAACAAGCCTGGAATCAAGCCCTGAATGAAATAATAATGGAGGAGGAATACAGAGGAGTAGGTATTAAAGTTACCTCGCAGGAGTTGTATGAGCTGGTTGCAGGATCTGATCCTCATCCTACCGTTCAAAGAGCCTTTTCTGATCCTAGCTCCGGAACATTTGACAAGAACAGAGTTTTGAGTTTTTTGAAAACAATGGATGAAGATCCCTCTGGCGCTACAAAAATCAGGTGGATTGAATTTGAAAGAGGAATAAAGCAGGAAAGAATGAATGAGAAGTACAATGATCTTATTAAAAAAGGATTGTATATACCAACCAAACTTGCTCATCATGAATACTTGGCTAAGCAGAAAAATGCCAGTTTGCAATATGTTGTAAAAAGATATTCTGAAATAACAGATTCTGAAATTACTTTTAATGAGGATGATTTAAAAAAATACCACAAGGAACATCAAAAGGAATTTGATCAGGAAAAATCAAGAAAAATTGAATTTGTGGTTTTTGATGTTGTTCCTTCTAAAGAAGATTTGGCTAAAGCTGAAAAAGCAATTATGGAGTTAAAAGATGACTTTGCAGCCAGCATAGATGATTCATCATTTATTAAAATGTACTCAGATGGAGGGCTTCAAATTGAAGTTTTAGGTGAAAATCAATTGCCTGCTGAATTAGTTGAACTTTTTCATGCTGAAAAAGGCTCGATTAAAGGTCCCTACAAAGAGGAGCAATCCTTTAAAATTGCTAAAGTAGTGGATCAGGTTTTTGTACCGGATTCTGTTCGTGCACGTCACATTTTAATTCCTGTTCAAGAAGGTAATACTGAAGCAGCGCTTGCAAAGGCAGATTCATTAAAAAAACTTATTAAAGGGGGTAAGAAATTTGCAGAAATGGCAGAAAAACATTCTGAGGATTTTGGATCAGCTGCAAAAGGTGGAGATTTAGAATGGTTTACCGAAGGTACGATGGTTAAGCCTTTTAACGATGCTGTTTTTTATGGCAAAAAAGGGGATATGCCCATTGTGGTTTCTCAATTTGGCGTTCACTTAATTGAAATTACCGGCAGATCGACAGAAAACAAAAGAGTGAAATTTGCTTTCATTGAAAAAAATATTGAAGCAGGACCAAATACCTTCCAGGATTATTATATTGCTGCGAGTGAATTTGCAAACAAAAACAAATCATTGGAAGCATTTGATAAAGCAGTTTCCGAAAAAGGTCTTAACAAAAGAATAGCAGATAACATAAAGCCAGGTGACAGAATGATTGCAGGTGTGGAGCAATCAAGAGAATTGGTTAGATGGGCTTTTAAAGAAAAACAAGGAAGCATTTCCAAACCTTTTGAATTTGAAGATAAATTTATTGTAGCTTCTTTAGTTGAAGTTAGGGAAGAAGGAGTGGCCAGCCTTGATCAGGTAAAAGAACAAGTGGAAAAAGCAGTTATTAAGGAAAAGAAAGCTGAAAAGTTAATGCAGGAATTAAATACTGCTTTAGCATCTTCAAATTCAATTGAGGAAGTAGCAACTAAAGTAAATGCTAAATCAGAATCTGCCGATAATATTAATTTTTCCTCCTTTTCAATTCCTGGAATTGGTCGTGAACCTAAGATAGTTGGTACAGCCTTTGGAATTCAAAAGGATGTTATTTCATCACCTGTTAAGGGTGAAACAGGAGTTTTTGTTATCAAAGTAACAGCAATTAACTCTCCAGCAGAAATTACAGACTATTCAGAACATAAAAACAAACTTTCTTCAAACCTTACAAACAGAGTTGGTTATGAAGCTTTTGAAGCATTGAAGGAGAATGCAAAAGTTACCGACAACAGATATAAATTCTACTAAGAAAATTCAATTCTTTAATTCATTTCATAAAAAAAGCACCTTCTGGGTGCTTTTTTTATGAATAGCCTTGTGCATTTTCGCCCAGCCCAATGCGCCTAAAGGCTCTAAGCCTACACATTGATATATATTATATCCAAATGAAATAGCCATGCGCTCAGCTCTTGCCTAAACAACACTGAATATTGCTTTCCCGATAAATCGGGATGGCAATTAAAACACACATTATATCCGTATGAAAGCCATGCACCAAGCGCTCCTGAACAAATAGGAATAAGATAAACTGCCAAAAATTCAAAATAAAAATAAAATCCCAGATCCCAAGGGGGAACAACAGTAATAGACTAATTTAAAATATTCAGTCTGCTGGAATCCAGTTTCAGAAAAATGAAAAGCAGAATGGTAAAGGACCAAAGTGAAGAACCACCGTAGCTAAAAAAAGGAAGAGGAATTCCAATTACGGGAGCAAGGCCTATTGTCATACCAATATTAATTACCATGTGGAAAAATATAATTGAGGCTACTCCATAACCATAAATTCGACTGAATGGGGAACGTTGCCTCTCGGCAATAACAAGCAGCCGCATAAGCAGGATGATAAATAAACCAATTACAAGGGTACTGCCTAGAAAGCCCCATTCCTCACCAATGGTACAAAAAATAAAATCGGTACTTTGTTCAGGAACAAAATTGTATTTGGTTTGCGTACCCTGTAAAAAGCCCTTTCCCGTTAATCCGCCTGATCCTATGGCTATTTTAGATTGGTTTACATTATAACCTGCCCCTTTTAAATCCATCTCCTTTCCCAATAATACATTAATCCTGTTTTTTTGATGCGGTTGAAGTTTTGTTTCAAAAAGATAATCCACGGAGTACACTACAATTGAGGATAAAAGAAAAAACAAGATTATAGGAATAATTTTGCTTGCTTTTTTCTTTACAAGCAATATCATCACTAAAGAAATCCCAGCGAGAATAGAAACAAGAATAATTTTATCAAAAAGTAAGGCTAAAATAAACAAGCTTATCGAAAGTAGTCCCAAAAGAAGGTAATTTCCTGATAAGCCTTCGCGGTATAAAACAAAAACAAATGCTCCAAAAACAAGTGCGCTTCCCGTTTCATTTTGTCCGATAATTATTAATGGTGGTACTGCAATAATTAATCCTGCAATAAGCTTTGTTTTAATATCTTCCATCTTAATATTGATGTTGCTTAAGAATTTGGACAGAGCAAGGCAAGTGGCAAATTTTGCGAATTCAGCAGGTTGAACACGAAAATCTCCAATTGCAAACCACGATCTTGAGCCATTTATTTCTACGCCCAAAAAGATTACACTTATTAAAATTAATAAGATTACCCCGTATATGGGATAGGCAAATGTGGTATAAAATTCAGCATCAATAATTAGAATTACACTAAATAGTAATATTGAAGTTACAATCCATATTAATTGCCTTCCATAATTTTGACTAAGGTCAAATATACTTTGGTGTTCATCATTATAAACTGCAGCATAGATATTTATCCATCCCAATAAAACCAACAACAGGTATAGCAAAACCGTAACCCAGTCAATTTGTGAAGCTATGCTTTTCTGATTTCTCATTTCAGGGATATTAAATTGCCTTCAAACATTCTTTTTTCTATTGCAGGCCGGGTTATTTCCCCGTTAATGTATTTTTCAATCATTAAACTGGCAATAGGCACGGCCCATGTTGCTCCAAATCCGGCATTTTCAACATACACTGCTATAGCGATTTTGGGGTTGTCTTTAGGCGCAAATGCAATATATATGGAGTGGTCTTTCCCATGGGGGTTTTCTGCAGTTCCTGTTTTTCCGCAAAATGGAATACCCGGAATCTTTCCACCTCTTCCAGTTCCGGCCTCAACCACCTGATACATACCCTCTATAACCAGGTCGAAATATTTTGGTTCTACTGTAGTATGATTTTTTGTGTTGAAATGAGTATTTGCTTCTCCGTTAATTGCCTTTACAATATGGGGGCTATAATAAAAACCACGATTTGCTAAAATGGCAACATAGTTGGCCATTTGTAAAGGTGTTACTCCCATTTCACCCTGCCCTATTCCCAAGGAATATACAGATGATGCCTTCCATCTACCTTTTCCGTGATAACGATCATAATACTCAGCAGCAGGCACAAATCCCTTTAACACATTTGCCAGGTCAGATTCAAGTTTTACACCAAAACCAAAACTGTTTATATGCTCTTTCCATACATTATAACCCTTTTCGGTTGTTGGGTATTTATTAATTATTCGGGTGAAAACCTGGCAATAAAAAGGGTTACATGAATACTGAACCGATTGAATAATATTGGCAGGAGAGGGATGAGGATGACATTTTACGCTTTTGCTTCCTACAGTAAAACTACAGGAAATGCGCGAATTTTCGTTAAGAATTCCTTCCTGTTGTACGATTAAAGCATTTACTAATTTAAAGGTAGATCCAGGTGGGTAAGATGCCATCAAAGCACGATTAAACAAGGGTTTTAAAGTGTCTTGGGCCAACTTTTGGTAGTTGTAGGATCTATCACGACCAACAAGAAGATTGGGGTCGTAAGAAGGAGTAGTAATAAGGGCAAGAATTTCGCCAGTGGAAGGTTCAATTGCTACTATACTACCTGTTTTGTTTTGCATTAATTTATCTCCATAAGCCTGCAATTGGGCATCAATGGTTGTGGTTAGGCTTTTTCCGGCAATAGCAGTTGAATCATAGGTGCCATTCCTGAAACTGCCTTTTTCCCTGTTATGCACATCCACCATAACCACCCGTAGGCCTTTTTTACCCCTTAAATCATCTTCGTAAGATTTTTCAAGACCACTAATACCAATATAATCCCCTGATCGGTAATAATGATTTTCTTCCGTAACCTTGTTGTTCACCTCCCCAACATATCCCAATAAATGAGCTGCTATCTTTTCGGGATAATAACGTAGTGTCCTTTTTTGAACATAAAATCCCGGGAAACGATAAAGGCTCTCTTGCATGCGAGCATAGGATTGGGAAGAATATTGACTGGTAAATACTGTCGGTTTATAATAGGAATAAGCCTTGGCCTTGTTTATTTTATCGATAAATGATTCAATGCTAATACCAATAAGGCTACAAAATTCAAGCGTATCAATGTTTTTAACTTGACGGGGAATTATCATCAAATCATAGGCAGCCTCATTATATACCAATAATTTTCCATAACGGTCATATACCATCCCCCGGGTTGGATATTCTATCACATACCTTAATACATTGTTATCTGCATCAAGTTTATATTTATCATCAATTACCTGAAGGTAAAACAAGCGCAATGAAAACACTATACCTATTATCATAAAAATGATATAGATTACATATTTTCTATCTGCGTAATTAGTTTTCATTTAATAAATATAATTACACGTTTTAAAACGTGGTTTTTTTTAAATAATTCTAATGGCTTCTCTTTCTAAAAATTGTTGATTTTTTCCCTTAATAGTTTACCAATCCTTTACGCTGTAGCTTTATTCTTTCCTGTTCAAAAACTTCTTGATTAATCAATTGAAAATCAATCAGGTTGTTTTTGATTTAGTAAAAAGAAGTTGTACAATTACTACAAGAATTAAGGTAAAAGCACTGCTTAAAATAATCCTTGAAAAAATAGAGAACAACTCTCCAAAGCGGAATATTTCAATGAAAAAATAAACAAGGTGATGCAATAGGATCAGGATTCCTGAATAGGCTACAAACCAATTATGGCCCATGTCGTTTATAGTAGGTTCTGAAGTGAATTCATACCCTCCCCTGGGTTTAATAATATCAAGCACAAATGGCCTGCAATATGCCATAAAAGTTGCAGCGGCTGCATGCATTCCGGAAGAATTTGAAAAAACATCAACGCTTAATCCTAACAAAAATGAGAATACAAGTAGCATCCATTTGGGAATATCCAAAGGAAGCATTAGTATGAACAAAACATAAAGATAAGGATTCACATACCCACTTAACTGAATGTTGTTAAGAACAAGTATTTGAACCAACACCAGAATAAAGAAACGGGAAATGTTTTTTAAAAGATTAATTGTCATTTTGTGTTTTTTCTTCCAGTTTGTATTGCTCTTGCTTCATTAAATTATCAACCACATAAACATAAGATAATCTTGCAAAGTCTGTAAAAAGATTAAGCTTTATAATGTAAAAATTATTTCCTTCTTTTAAATAAATATCCTCGATTATTCCTATACTAACATTGTCAGGAAATATAGCTGATGCCCCGCTGGTTACTACAGTGTCTCCTATAATTAAAACGGCATGTTTTGGAACATCATACATAGTAACAACTCTTGAATCTCCTCCCTCCCAAACTACAGAGCCCAAATAGCCCGATTTTTTGATTTTGCTGCTAATTGTAGCACTTTTGTGGAGTAATGATAATACTGTGCAAAAATTATCCGAAACATCTTTTACAATTCCTACAATTCCATCAGGCGCAATTACTCCCATCAAAGGCTTTATGCCATGATTGCTGCCCTTGTCAAGAGTGATGTAATTGTTTCTGCGATTCACTGAATTGTTTATAACCTTCGCCTCCTGGTAAGTGTATTTTTGTTTGTAAGATGAATCCTCCACCCTTGTTACAAAGCTTATATTTTCAATAAAGGAAGAAGTGGATTGGGATAAAAGTCTGGCATTTTCTTGGGCCAGGAGCTGATTTGATTTCTTTAGGTTTATATATCCGGTTACATCATCAAAAAGATGATAAACATTAGCGGATATATAATTAGAAGAATTGAAAAAACCTGTATTGTGAAATTTGCTATTTGCTACAATTAAATAAAATGCTGAAACCTCCAAAAAAAGAAACAAGAAGAAATTGTTATTCTTCCAAAGAAAGCTTATTAAACTACGCATTTTCTAAATTGTGCTTCAAAACCGAATAATACCCTGTGTATAAAGAGATACAACGAACTAATGAATAAATTGTTTCACTAAATAGTTTGGATTTCTTAAACTGTTTAGGCAAATGGATTAAAATAGAATTACCTGATAAGAAAAGGAAATTTTTCTATGTTTTTTAGCGCAATTCCTGTCCCTCTTGCAACCGCACGTAAAGGATCCTCAGCTACATGAACAGGTAATTTTGTTTTAAGTGCTATTCGTTTATTTAACCCCCGTAACAGGGATCCGCCTCCTGCCATGTAAATACCCGTACGGTAAATATCAGCCGATAATTCGGGTGGAGTCATTTCCAATGCACTTAAAATTGCTTCTTCAATTTTAGCAATTGATTTGTCAAGTGCATGTGCTATTTCTGAATATGAAACATAAATTTCCTTTGGAATTCCAGTCATTAAATCTCGCCCATGAACTGCATAATCAGGGGGAGGATTGTCAATATCCGGCATGGCAGCTCCAACTTCTATTTTTATCCTTTCCGCAGAGCGTTCACCAATTAAAATATTGTGTTGCCTTCTCATGTAATCTTCAATATCGCTGGTGAATTCATCTCCGGCTACCCTTATGGATTTATCGCAAACTATACCACCCAATGCAATTACAGCGATTTCAGATGTTCCTCCACCAATATCAATAATCATATTTCCCATTGGTTCTTCTACATCGATGCCAATGCCAATGGCTGCTGCCATGGGTTCATGAATAAGGTAAACTTCTTTTCCCCCGGCATGTTCAGCAGAGTCACGCACAGCCCTTTTTTCAACCTCTGTAATACCTGATGGAATACAAATCACCATTTTTAAGGAAGGTGTAAATAATTTTCTTCCAGGATTTATCATTTTTATCATCTCTCTTATCATGTGTTCTGCAGCGTGAAAATCTGCAATTACACCGTCTTTAAGTGGTCGGATGGTTTTAATGTTTTCATGGGTTTTTCCATGCATTTGCATGGCTTTTTTACCAACGGCAATAACCTTGCCCGTTGTACGATCAATTGCCACAATGGATGGCTCATCAACTACCACTTTATCATTAAAAATAATTAAAGTGTTGGCAGTTCCCAGGTCAATTGCAATTTCCTGTGTAAATAAATCAAAAAATCCCATCAGTTAGCTGAATTTTGGTAATTAATGTTTAAAATGTCTTACTCCTGTCAAAACCATAGAAATGCCATTGTTATTGCAATATGCTATGGATTCATTGTCTTTTATTGAACCTCCAGGCTGAATTACAGCTGAAATTCCTTCATTTCCTGCTATTTCAACACAGTCTGCAAAAGGAAAAAATGCATCTGAAGCCATAACAGACCCTTTCAAATCAAAGCCAAATGCCTTGGCTTTGATTATAGCTTGTTTTAAAGCATCCACCCTTGAGGTTTGGCCTGTTCCGCTTCCCAACAACTGCTTGTTCTTAACCAATACAATTGTATTTGATTTGGTGTGTTTTGCAAGTATATTTGCAAACAGCAAATCCTCTGTTTCTTTTTCTGTTGGTGCTGTTTTTGTTACCATTTGAAGCATTTTCAAGCTTTCGGTTTTAATATCCCTGTCTTGTTCAAGCACCCCGTTTAACACCGTGCGAAATTGTTTTAATGGAAGTGCACTATTTTTCTGTCTGAGTATTATCCTGTTTTTCTTTTGTTTGAGCATTTCCAATGCCTGTTCTTGGTATGAAGGAGCAATAACTACTTCACAAAACAATTCATTTATTTCTATTGCTGTTTGTAAATCTATTTCTCTATTGCAAATTAATACTCCTCCAAAGGCTGAAACAGGATCCCCAGCAAGGGCAGCTCTCCATGCTTCAATTAGTTTTTCAGAAGATGCTATTCCACATGCGTTGTTGTGCTTTAAAATTGCAAAGGTAGCCTGATCCTTAAATTCTGATATAAGATTTACAGCAGCATCTACATCCAAAAGATTGTTATAGGACAATTCCTTGCCATGGTACTTTTCAAAAACAGCTTCGAGTTCACCAAAAAAAACACCTTTTTGATGCGGATTTTCTCCATATCGTAATGTTTGAAATTTAGTAATGCTTTGTTTGAAAACAGTCTCCTTATCCTGGTTAAAGTATTTAAAAATAGCAGTATCATAACCGCTTGAAACATTAAATGCCTTGGTGGCCATTTTTTTTCGGTCTTCAATGTCCGAAAAACCCTGTTTTATATTCAACAATTCCAGAAGTTCTGGATACTCGTTTTTGGAAGAAACAATTATTACATCATTGAAGTTTTTTGCTGCAGCACGTATTAGGGAAATCCCACCAATGTCTATTTTTTCAATAATGCTTTTTTCATCAGCCCCAGAAGCAACTGTATCTTCAAAAGGGTAAAGATCAACAATAACAAGATCTATTTCAGGTATTTCATATTCTTCAAGCTGTGCTGCATCACTTTGTATTTCTCTGCGGCTAAGTATTCCTCCAAATATTTTTGGATGTAGCGTTTTCACCCTTCCCCCTAAAATACTTGGATATGAAGTAAGGTTTTCAACCGGTATAACATCTATGCCAAAGGATTCTATGTATTCTTGAGTGCCACCTGTGGAGTATAGTGTTACACCTAACTCGTCTAATTTTTTCAGGACAGGCTCTAAGTTGTCTTTGTAATATACTGATATTAAGGCATTTTTAATTTTTTTCAATTGTTCGATTTTTTTTCGTATATTTTATATGCAAGTTTAAGCAAAAATAGCGTCAACTGACAATCAGCCTACCCTTTATTTTTCATTATTTATGAATAAATTGTTGTTTTTCTTAAAAACACCGTTTTTTGCTTATAATTATGACGAACGGTACCGGTTTTTTGCAAACATTAAATTATTTTTGTTTCTATGCTGTATTTGAAGCTTCTGTCTGAGAGTATATTATTTGCCATTCATGCACTGGTAGCAAATAAATTGAGAACTTTCCTTTCTCTATTGGGTATTACCATTGGTATATTCGCAATTATTTCCGTTTTTACAATGGTAGATTCTCTGGAAAAAAAAATTCGTGACAGCGTTTCTTCCTTAGGCGATAATGTAATATTTGTTCAAAAATGGCCCTGGACTTTTGGTGCGGATTATCCTTGGTGGAAATATTGGCAAAGACCTGTTCCATCAGTTAAAGAAATGCAAGAAATTCAAAGAAGGGGAACTATAATACAAGCAGCAACTTTTTTGGCTTCTGTAAA
Protein-coding sequences here:
- the lptC gene encoding LPS export ABC transporter periplasmic protein LptC, with protein sequence MIVFIGMLFSCENNKELVKDLAGEKKVLPVESASDIEIIYSDGGVVRMKLNAPVLERYLGNEPYIEFSQGVQVLFYDSLKQPESKLTSKYAINHEFKKIMEAKRDVVVINEKGEVLNTEHLIWDQQKETIHTNEFVKITTADEIIMGEGMEADQHFTRYKIKNITGTINIKNDEDNTNP
- a CDS encoding HlyC/CorC family transporter — translated: MDSWLIIAISLAFSAFFSGIEIAFISANKLRIELESKQDVITSKIISTFFLSNPSRFIGTMLVGNNIALVIYGITMAKILEPLISRYLSSELSLLISQTIISTLVILITAEFLPKALFRINPNKILGFFAIIVLMLHFILYPIVFFTVGISEFLLKNVFRVKLVQGRMVFNRIDLDNYIKGISTQEDEKEERDHEIQIFQNALDFSSRKVRDSMIPRTEIEALDVECHMDELKQKFIETGLSKILIYRETIDEIIGYVHSYEMFRKPTTIKSVLLPVLIVPETMPAQVALSLFIQQRKSIAVVVDEFGGTAGMLTIEDIMEEIFGEIEDEHDTEELEDIKISDTEYSFAARLEIDYLNDEYKLDLPVSDEYETLAGLIITHYGGIPEQDAEIRVGDLLFIIKQVSETRIEKVKLHILDHIK
- a CDS encoding SurA N-terminal domain-containing protein; protein product: MSVLSTIREKSTLLLIIIGGALVAFILGDVLSSGERLFSSNSNNIGEIAGQTISAQEFEQRLQKMEENYRLNTGSSSIDESTRESLRQQAWNQALNEIIMEEEYRGVGIKVTSQELYELVAGSDPHPTVQRAFSDPSSGTFDKNRVLSFLKTMDEDPSGATKIRWIEFERGIKQERMNEKYNDLIKKGLYIPTKLAHHEYLAKQKNASLQYVVKRYSEITDSEITFNEDDLKKYHKEHQKEFDQEKSRKIEFVVFDVVPSKEDLAKAEKAIMELKDDFAASIDDSSFIKMYSDGGLQIEVLGENQLPAELVELFHAEKGSIKGPYKEEQSFKIAKVVDQVFVPDSVRARHILIPVQEGNTEAALAKADSLKKLIKGGKKFAEMAEKHSEDFGSAAKGGDLEWFTEGTMVKPFNDAVFYGKKGDMPIVVSQFGVHLIEITGRSTENKRVKFAFIEKNIEAGPNTFQDYYIAASEFANKNKSLEAFDKAVSEKGLNKRIADNIKPGDRMIAGVEQSRELVRWAFKEKQGSISKPFEFEDKFIVASLVEVREEGVASLDQVKEQVEKAVIKEKKAEKLMQELNTALASSNSIEEVATKVNAKSESADNINFSSFSIPGIGREPKIVGTAFGIQKDVISSPVKGETGVFVIKVTAINSPAEITDYSEHKNKLSSNLTNRVGYEAFEALKENAKVTDNRYKFY
- the rodA gene encoding rod shape-determining protein RodA, yielding MRNQKSIASQIDWVTVLLYLLLVLLGWINIYAAVYNDEHQSIFDLSQNYGRQLIWIVTSILLFSVILIIDAEFYTTFAYPIYGVILLILISVIFLGVEINGSRSWFAIGDFRVQPAEFAKFATCLALSKFLSNINIKMEDIKTKLIAGLIIAVPPLIIIGQNETGSALVFGAFVFVLYREGLSGNYLLLGLLSISLFILALLFDKIILVSILAGISLVMILLVKKKASKIIPIILFFLLSSIVVYSVDYLFETKLQPHQKNRINVLLGKEMDLKGAGYNVNQSKIAIGSGGLTGKGFLQGTQTKYNFVPEQSTDFIFCTIGEEWGFLGSTLVIGLFIILLMRLLVIAERQRSPFSRIYGYGVASIIFFHMVINIGMTIGLAPVIGIPLPFFSYGGSSLWSFTILLFIFLKLDSSRLNILN
- the mrdA gene encoding penicillin-binding protein 2, which encodes MKTNYADRKYVIYIIFMIIGIVFSLRLFYLQVIDDKYKLDADNNVLRYVIEYPTRGMVYDRYGKLLVYNEAAYDLMIIPRQVKNIDTLEFCSLIGISIESFIDKINKAKAYSYYKPTVFTSQYSSQSYARMQESLYRFPGFYVQKRTLRYYPEKIAAHLLGYVGEVNNKVTEENHYYRSGDYIGISGLEKSYEDDLRGKKGLRVVMVDVHNREKGSFRNGTYDSTAIAGKSLTTTIDAQLQAYGDKLMQNKTGSIVAIEPSTGEILALITTPSYDPNLLVGRDRSYNYQKLAQDTLKPLFNRALMASYPPGSTFKLVNALIVQQEGILNENSRISCSFTVGSKSVKCHPHPSPANIIQSVQYSCNPFYCQVFTRIINKYPTTEKGYNVWKEHINSFGFGVKLESDLANVLKGFVPAAEYYDRYHGKGRWKASSVYSLGIGQGEMGVTPLQMANYVAILANRGFYYSPHIVKAINGEANTHFNTKNHTTVEPKYFDLVIEGMYQVVEAGTGRGGKIPGIPFCGKTGTAENPHGKDHSIYIAFAPKDNPKIAIAVYVENAGFGATWAVPIASLMIEKYINGEITRPAIEKRMFEGNLISLK
- the mreD gene encoding rod shape-determining protein MreD, whose translation is MTINLLKNISRFFILVLVQILVLNNIQLSGYVNPYLYVLFILMLPLDIPKWMLLVFSFLLGLSVDVFSNSSGMHAAAATFMAYCRPFVLDIIKPRGGYEFTSEPTINDMGHNWFVAYSGILILLHHLVYFFIEIFRFGELFSIFSRIILSSAFTLILVVIVQLLFTKSKTT
- the mreC gene encoding rod shape-determining protein MreC encodes the protein MRSLISFLWKNNNFFLFLFLEVSAFYLIVANSKFHNTGFFNSSNYISANVYHLFDDVTGYINLKKSNQLLAQENARLLSQSTSSFIENISFVTRVEDSSYKQKYTYQEAKVINNSVNRRNNYITLDKGSNHGIKPLMGVIAPDGIVGIVKDVSDNFCTVLSLLHKSATISSKIKKSGYLGSVVWEGGDSRVVTMYDVPKHAVLIIGDTVVTSGASAIFPDNVSIGIIEDIYLKEGNNFYIIKLNLFTDFARLSYVYVVDNLMKQEQYKLEEKTQNDN
- a CDS encoding rod shape-determining protein, encoding MGFFDLFTQEIAIDLGTANTLIIFNDKVVVDEPSIVAIDRTTGKVIAVGKKAMQMHGKTHENIKTIRPLKDGVIADFHAAEHMIREMIKMINPGRKLFTPSLKMVICIPSGITEVEKRAVRDSAEHAGGKEVYLIHEPMAAAIGIGIDVEEPMGNMIIDIGGGTSEIAVIALGGIVCDKSIRVAGDEFTSDIEDYMRRQHNILIGERSAERIKIEVGAAMPDIDNPPPDYAVHGRDLMTGIPKEIYVSYSEIAHALDKSIAKIEEAILSALEMTPPELSADIYRTGIYMAGGGSLLRGLNKRIALKTKLPVHVAEDPLRAVARGTGIALKNIEKFPFLIR